A region of the Candidatus Neomarinimicrobiota bacterium genome:
GGGTTTAATCATTGCCTGCGAACCTGTGGGGCAATCATTAGAGCAAGGTAAAGCTGAGGAGGCTCGCATTCCCAGTCAGGAAAGTTGGAATCCCGCCATCCGTATAAATTCAGTTGGTAAAGAAACGGTGCAGGCCAGTGCCGCTTATTCGGCTCAATACGATAAGCCCCGGGAGATCATTTTTATCGGGGAGGTGCAGTTGGATTTTTTTGGTCGAAATGGAGAACACAGCTCGACCATGTCTGCCGATACGGGTCGGATCGATGATCAACGTCATCTCTTTACGGCAACCGGAAATGTTTTTGTGAGATCAGATTCCGGAATGACTCTGACTACCAGAATTTTGTATTGGAATGAGGATAGCGAATCCATTTTCACCGAGGATTCCATTGTGCTTACCACGGCAACCGATACACTTTATGGAGTAGGCTTTGAATCTGATGCAAATCTGGAGAATTGGACTATCACTCAGCCTACGGGAGTGACTTATCGTGAGATTGAAGATTGAAAATTTGTAGAAAAATGGAATTATTAAATAAAAAAGTATGAGTGAAATTGTTCTCAGGGGTAACCATCTTTTTAAACATTACGGCAAGCGTACGGTTGTCAGTGATGTTTCCATTGAGGTTAAAACAGGTGAGGTCGTTGGACTGTTGGGACCGAATGGTGCTGGAAAAACAACCACCTTTTATATGATTACTGGTATGATCCGACCCAATTCGGGAACGGTTTTCATGGGGGAAGTAGAGATCACCCGCTCACCCATGTACCAGCGGGCAAGATCCGGGATCGGATATCTACCTCAGGAAGCCAGCATTTTCAGAAAGCTGAGTGTGGAAGACAATCTGCGCCTGATTTGTGAGACCCTGGATATCAGTAAGCAGGATCAAGAAGTTAAACTTGAGCAGCTCCTGGAAGAGCTATCCATCACTCATGTTCGCAGGAACAAAGGGCATCAGCTCAGTGGAGGTGAACGACGCCGGACTGAAATTGCCAGGTCACTGGTCACTGACCCCAAATTTATTTTATTGGATGAACCGTTTGCCGGGGTTGACCCCATCGCAGTAGAGGATATCCAGCAGATTGTCCTGGCCTTGAAAAATAAGGGTATCGGGGTGTTGATCACGGATCATAATGTACATGAAACCTTATCCATAACGGATCGCAGCTATTTACTTTTTCAGGGAAAAATATTATTGTCAGGGAACGCCGAGTTTCTGGCGAATGATGAACAGGCCAGGAAATTATACCTTGGCAGTAACTTCAAATTGGATCGATAAGCACTGTGGAACTATCACAACATCTTGAATTAAAACAGACCCTCACGCCCCAGCAGATTCTGCTTTCCACGCTGCTGCAGTTACCCTCAATGGCCCTGGAATTGCGAATCAAGACCGAACTCGAGATCAATCCACTCCTGGAGCTTGAGGACGATGTTGAGGAGTTGGATAATCCAGAAGAAGAGGCGGAAACTGAAGAGCCGGAGATCGATCTAGAGGATTATTTCTCCAACGACGGCTATGAAGCCAAGGAGTATTACGATAAGAGTGCTGAAGAGATAGAAATCCAAAATGCTTATAAACCGAGTCTGGCTGAGGATATCATTGAACAGATCGCTACTTCACATATCAGGGAAGAGCA
Encoded here:
- the lptC gene encoding LPS export ABC transporter periplasmic protein LptC, whose product is MTFQHSLLIIFLGLIIACEPVGQSLEQGKAEEARIPSQESWNPAIRINSVGKETVQASAAYSAQYDKPREIIFIGEVQLDFFGRNGEHSSTMSADTGRIDDQRHLFTATGNVFVRSDSGMTLTTRILYWNEDSESIFTEDSIVLTTATDTLYGVGFESDANLENWTITQPTGVTYREIED
- the lptB gene encoding LPS export ABC transporter ATP-binding protein, with the translated sequence MVLRGNHLFKHYGKRTVVSDVSIEVKTGEVVGLLGPNGAGKTTTFYMITGMIRPNSGTVFMGEVEITRSPMYQRARSGIGYLPQEASIFRKLSVEDNLRLICETLDISKQDQEVKLEQLLEELSITHVRRNKGHQLSGGERRRTEIARSLVTDPKFILLDEPFAGVDPIAVEDIQQIVLALKNKGIGVLITDHNVHETLSITDRSYLLFQGKILLSGNAEFLANDEQARKLYLGSNFKLDR